The genomic DNA CGTTCAGCGCGTCGGCCAGGAGGACCACCTGGGCGTACGCGTTGAAGGCGCCGTAGATCGGGTCCTCCTTGAACTCGGCCATGTACTTCTTGCGGAAGGCCTCGCCCCGGGCCGTCAGCCTCATGGTCGGGTGGTAGTACACGATGAAGGAGGCCCAGTTGCCCTTCTCGCCCAGGGTCTTCCAGTATTCGGCCCGCACGGGCGCGTCGTAGGAGATGAGCATCGGCACCGCCGGGTGGAGCCCCACGTCGTAGGCCTGCTTGATGATCAGGTACATCGGCGTGCCGATGCCGCCGTTGAGGAGCATGTCGGGCTTCCAGTTCTTGATGTCGAGGAGCTGCGGCGTGAGATCCACGACGGCCCGGTCGAAGATGATCGTTTTCAGCTCGCCGCCGGGGAGCATCGACGCGAAGGCCTTCTTGGTCTCATCGACCAGGCCGATGCCGTAGTCCGTGTTCTCCGTGATCAGCGCGACCCGCTTGAAGCCCCGCTCCTTGATCCAGCGAGTCCAGAGCTCGCAACGGTCGGGATCGATCACGTGGGTGCGGAAGGTGTAGGTCAGGTGCTTCTCGGTGATCTGGCGCGCCGAGGCCTGGGTGGAGAAGACCGGGACCCGGAACTGCTCGGCGAGCGCCTGCACCGCCGTCATCACCGAGCTGTGGAACTGGCCGACGACCGCGACCACCTGGTCCTGGGTCGCGAGCTTGCGGAACCCGGCGGCGCCCTTCTCGGGCGTGCCGGAGTCGTCCTCGATGACCAGCTCGATCTTGCGCCCGCCGAGGACCCCGCCTCGCGCGTTGACGTCCTCGGCGCCCATCTTGGCGCCGCGGACGATGAACTGTCCCGCGCTCGCGTCGCCGGGCGGCGAGAGCGGCGTGAGGACGCCGAGCTTCACGGGCTTCTGGGCGACGCCCGGCGTGGTGAGCCCGATCATCAGCAGCGCTGCCACGAGTCCGAGACCGGCTCGCCGGTTCATGGCGATCCTCCACCGTGAAGGGGTTTCCTGCGGCGCGGAGAGGCCATCATGCTATGCGGGCGGTCGGCCAGCGTCAATGGTCTCCTGTGCTAGAGTGCGTGGCCGTGCCACGAGGCACGCTGGGAGGCCGCGCATGTACCAGACCATCGTGTGGGAGCGGAAGGAGAACGTCGTGGTCGTCACCCTCGATCGCCCGCGGGTGCTGAACGCGC from Candidatus Methylomirabilota bacterium includes the following:
- a CDS encoding ABC transporter substrate-binding protein; translated protein: MNRRAGLGLVAALLMIGLTTPGVAQKPVKLGVLTPLSPPGDASAGQFIVRGAKMGAEDVNARGGVLGGRKIELVIEDDSGTPEKGAAGFRKLATQDQVVAVVGQFHSSVMTAVQALAEQFRVPVFSTQASARQITEKHLTYTFRTHVIDPDRCELWTRWIKERGFKRVALITENTDYGIGLVDETKKAFASMLPGGELKTIIFDRAVVDLTPQLLDIKNWKPDMLLNGGIGTPMYLIIKQAYDVGLHPAVPMLISYDAPVRAEYWKTLGEKGNWASFIVYYHPTMRLTARGEAFRKKYMAEFKEDPIYGAFNAYAQVVLLADALNAARSDNSDELVKALLAGKFEGWNGTISFSRGEGPYWQQWTPPMLVTQYTKPEQAFTDVKIVYPPQLKTGDWMPAPKR